CCTGCCCTGCGCGCGGTGCTGCGCAAGGTGAAGCAGGTGGCGCCGGTCGAGACCACGGTGCTGCTCACCGGCGAGACCGGCGTGGGCAAGGAGCTCGTCGCGCGCGCGATCCACGCGCTCAGCCCACGCGCGTCGCGCGCGCTCGTGAAGGTGAACTGCGGCGCGATCAGCCCGTCGCTCGTCGAGAGCGAGCTGTTCGGCCACGAGCGCGGCGCGTTCACCGGCGCGCTGCAGCGTCGCATCGGCCGGTTCGAGCTGGCCGACAAGGGGACGCTGTTCCTCGACGAGTGCGGCGAGCTGCCGGCCGACACGCAGGTGAAGCTGCTGCGCGTGCTGCAGGAGGGAGAGCTGGAGCGCGTCGGCGGCACGCGCCCGATCACCGTGGACGTGCGGCTCATCGCGGCGACGAACCGCGACCTGGAGCACGAGGTCGACGAGAGACGCTTCCGCGCGGATCTCTTCTACCGGCTGAACGTCTTCCCCGTCCGCATCCCGCCGCTCCGCGAGCGACGCGCCGACATCGCGCCGCTCGTGCGGTACTTCCTCGCGCACTTCCGACGCCGACTCGGCAAGCCGCTGCGCGGCGTGACGAAGGAAGGGATGGAGCTGCTGGAGCGCTACGACTGGCCGGGGAACATCCGCGAGCTGCAGAACGTGGTCGAGCGCGCGTGCGTGCTCGCGACGGGACCGATGGTCGACGTCGCCGACGCGCTGGGCGGCGCGAGCGCCGACGCGTCCACCGTGGAGGCGCCGATCGCGACGCTCGACGAGCACGAGCGGCAGCAGATCCGCCGCGCGCTCGCCGCCACGCACGGACGCGTGCACGGACGCGACGGCGCCGCCGCGCTGCTCGGCATCAACGCCAGCACGCTGCGGTCGCGCATGCAGAAGCACGGCCTGTCCGCGCGAGGCGTCTCATGACGACGCCGGAGCTGCACATCGGGATCCCGTCGG
The window above is part of the Gemmatirosa kalamazoonensis genome. Proteins encoded here:
- a CDS encoding sigma-54-dependent Fis family transcriptional regulator gives rise to the protein METTAPARSQLEMLRRVTRSMATTHDLSTILRSIATALVEHGGASVARVFLYLADDECEICRAGRPAEAVPADGERGLHLSASAGILGTRYDGHDHYIPLSFPNPLSTVARERLPFLTGDLIGEGRTDVTPEILARYHEYGIVSAGACPLDFRGELLGVIGMLSRRRFDPKEFALLGIFADQAALAIKSARMFTEVERYRDRLQEENAYLQEEIRAEHGFEQIVGESPALRAVLRKVKQVAPVETTVLLTGETGVGKELVARAIHALSPRASRALVKVNCGAISPSLVESELFGHERGAFTGALQRRIGRFELADKGTLFLDECGELPADTQVKLLRVLQEGELERVGGTRPITVDVRLIAATNRDLEHEVDERRFRADLFYRLNVFPVRIPPLRERRADIAPLVRYFLAHFRRRLGKPLRGVTKEGMELLERYDWPGNIRELQNVVERACVLATGPMVDVADALGGASADASTVEAPIATLDEHERQQIRRALAATHGRVHGRDGAAALLGINASTLRSRMQKHGLSARGVS